The Flavipsychrobacter sp. genome contains the following window.
TAAGATCAGTTTATCATAATAAAGAAGCCCTCAAATAATTGAGGGCTTCTTTATTTAGTATTTATTAAGTGCTACTCTTATAGAAGTAAATACTGTACGCGGCAGCAAGTTTATTCCTCCTGAGCCACCACTATGTGCACCACCGCTATTTATACCCGCACCACGAGTTTGTACCAGTTGTACATCCAATAAGTTTTTCACGCCAGCTATTATCTGCACCTTGTTCTTCAAAAACTTTTTACTTACCGAAACATCCAGCATGCTAAAAGCATCTTGAGTACCATTATAAGAAATGCTTCCATCTATATTAGGAGTAGCTGTAGGTTGGCTTCCTGTATACTTATAAAAAGCATTGAACCTCAAACCCGGCTTCTTCCAAGCATATTGCAATGTTGCTGTTGCTTCTTGTGCAGTAAAGGCATCATAACTATTAGGTTCTGCAAAAACATTGGTCAATGCATACCCTATCTGAAAATGAAACTGCTTCCATTGTCCATCCATCTGCACCGAACCTATAGCATTGCTTTGATGGGTCTGGTTACCATAAGTATAATCAAGACTGTTAGAATCTAATGGATTAACAGGCACCAATAAAATTCCATCTTTTACGTCATTAAAGAAGCCTGTAACAATGAATTGTAAATAATCAGAACGCTCTTCGTATGCCTGATAAGAAGCCGATACTTGAACATGCTGACTGGATTCAGCACGCAAATTAGGACTACCTACAATATTATGGTTAGCATCCACAAAGCTCAAGTACTTCTCTTTTAAGCTAGGCGCTCTGAAACCTTGTGCATATGAGGCTCTAATTTGTAAGTTTTTCTTAGGCGTGTATAACAAGTTGGCGCTAGGTATTACAGGTGGCGAATAAGTTGTATTTGCTGCACCACGTAGGCCAACCTGACCTGTAAGTTTATCTTTTATTAATGGGTAAGATACATTAGCATAAACAGCATAATCATGTAGTTCTTTATTATGCCCATCAATTTTTAAGCTTTTTGCAAACTGTAGATTAACATCATAGCCAACTGTATACTGTAATTTTTGAAGTTGGTTGGTATAATTGCCTCTTAGAAACACATCACTGAAGGTAGATGTATCTTGATCTCCTTTAGCAGCAGTAGGCACTTCTGAAAGTGCTACCATATCTTTTGATACAGTAGCTCTGGTGCGATTATATACTATATATCCATTTTGGCTTTGCCACTGTCCTTTCTTGCCTATTTTGCCTTGCATCGATAGTCTGTTCATAGAACGTGTAGTTCTATAATATCTATCTGTTGCATATGCTCCCGCTGTAGTCCATATAGTCACATCGCCTCTATCAGTAACTTTTTCCCTTAAATAATCAGAGGCCAGATCTACCCTAAAGCCAGATTTTGCCTCGTATCTATACGCAAGGTTAGCTATGTATTGCTCCTTAGGATTAAATAATAAATTTCGTTGTGTGCGTAGCTCTTGTGTACCAAACCTTTGTACTTGGTCTATATATTTCCAACCTTTAAAATAGTTTCTCCCACCACCAAGTGTTATTTGATGTCTGTCTGCTAGTTTAAAAGAAGCAGTAGCATCAAAGTTGTACTTATACGTTTCTAAATAAGTACCTGCGTTTATAGATAGTGGTTTCTTTTCTTTCTTAGTTATGATATTGATAACCCCTCCTAATGCATCTGTTCCATATACAACACTCATAGGGCCTTGTACTATCTCTACTCTTTCTACATTGTTTAGGTTTATCTGGCTAAGGTCAATATTACCATTCTCTCTACCGTTTAGCGGTATACCATCAATCAGTATTTTTACTTTATCCCCCTTTAGCCCTTGCATGTTCATAGTAGCACCCAGTACTTGGTCATTACCAATACTCATATTAAGTTGGTTCTCCAGTATTTCATCTAGAGTAACCGCACCTTGTGCTTTTATCTGCTCTTTGCCAATGACCCTATAGTTCGACAATGCATCTTTTAACCTCATAGGCTGAGCCATACCTGTTACAACTACTTCATTCATAGAAGAGAATTTTTTGGTCATGCGTATGTTCAACACATTACCCGCAGGAGCTGTAAGTACTTCTTTGCTCAGCGACTCGTAGCCTAGTGCTGTTAACTCAAAAACACAGGGGTAGATATCTGGACTCACGTTAGCAACGCCATTCTCATCGGTCTGCGCATTGATGATCGTTCCATTATTATTAATAGAGGAAATATTTATGTACGCAAATGGAACCGTTTTACCGGTACTATTGTCTAATACGGTAACCCTTAACGTTTGTGCATAGCCTGAGGTTGCAATCGCTAAAAACAATATGATATGTGCTATTCTCTTCAACATCTATTCTTCTGTAAAAATTAAGGATTCAACCCTTTAATTAATTAAAGTGTTGAACCCTTATATTAAATAAACAAATCCGCACGATTTGAAATTACCCTAGTGCTGTACCATTATTTTATCAGCTATCTTCCAGCCGCCATTAGATACTACAACCAAGTAAGTACCTGATGGATAATTAGTAACATCAAACTGATAAGCGTTCAGCCCTTTCTTCATATTCGCAGTAGTGGTCATCATTACCTTACCTGTAATATCTGTAACTACTATCTGTGCATTATTAGCTTGTGCGCGAGCATCTATCATAATATTAACCTGATTGTTAGCAGGGTTTGGATAAATACTATACTCACTTACATTGTTAGTAACAGAAGCTACACTTGTAGTTCCCAAAGCACGCTTTTGAAAAACTATTTTACCTGTTGCAGTTCCATCAAAACGAGTGAATTGTATGTGGTAGTAGCTACTATTATTCTTAGACTTCACTATATAACTAGTATCGGCATGTACTCTATATTTAAAAATAGACATGTCAAAAGTCTTCCAGTTATCACCAATTGTATTTGTCTCTTTCTTAAGGTTTGATAAATGAGAAGTAAAGTTGCTTGACGTAAGATTGTTTGGGTCTACTGAGAATACTTCTGCTATCTCTACATCAAGATTAGCTAGTACGCCTGTATATGCTTGTAGCTGTCCCGGTACCGGTCCGAATGTTCTATTCTTTTGATATTGCTTGAATAGTAGATCCCAAGCACCTATAGAAGGCTCTCTGTCTATAACTGTAGCCGTCGTCATGTTGTAATAAGCAAAAAGGCGGTCTGTGTATGGGCTAGCTCTTTTAATAGAATCTTCTACTAAACCAGAACCATCAAATTTTGCAAACCTGAACTTGTACATCTCGTTATTAGCAGCACTTTTATACTCCTGGAGATGTAGTTGGTATGCAGCACCATCGATCATAACAATGTATAGAGAATCACCACTTAGGTTATGCGTGGTCATATTGTACTTTGCCCAACCAAAGTCTACAGGGCTAGAAGTATTTCTGTTTACTGTAAAAGCACCTTCACCCCAGCTAGTATCATTATTTACCAATTGAGTAGCAGGGCTTACTTTACCCATCGTATCACTAGCAACAAGGTTACCAAACTTGGTACTAGCTTTAGCACCTATTGAATATACCTGAACTTTTCCCTTAATATGGTTGGCACGTACACTTGCGTTGAAAGATGTAGCTCCAAACTTGCTCATTTGGAAAGCAATATGCCAATCATCTGCCGTCTGCGTTTTTGTATTGCCATTAGCCAAATTATAATACGCATCTTTTGCATATCCGGCATTCAAATCCACGGAATCAACAACCCACGTTTGCGCAGAAGAACCTACTGTTGCTGCACATGCCAACGATAATAGTGTATATTTTAATTTCATATAAAGAAAGGTTAAAAATGATGGTGTAAAGTTACACCCTCTTCTTTCTTCACATGACCAATAGCCCAACTATTGACAAACTTGTGACAGAAACATTAAGCCCAACTTAAATCCAACCTTGCTGATGTAAATATTTGGCTATTTGTACCGCATTTGTAGCAGCACCTTTACGTAAATTGTCTGCAACTATCCAGCAGTTTAGCGTATTCTCCTGCGAATAATCCCTACGGATAC
Protein-coding sequences here:
- a CDS encoding T9SS type A sorting domain-containing protein — protein: MKLKYTLLSLACAATVGSSAQTWVVDSVDLNAGYAKDAYYNLANGNTKTQTADDWHIAFQMSKFGATSFNASVRANHIKGKVQVYSIGAKASTKFGNLVASDTMGKVSPATQLVNNDTSWGEGAFTVNRNTSSPVDFGWAKYNMTTHNLSGDSLYIVMIDGAAYQLHLQEYKSAANNEMYKFRFAKFDGSGLVEDSIKRASPYTDRLFAYYNMTTATVIDREPSIGAWDLLFKQYQKNRTFGPVPGQLQAYTGVLANLDVEIAEVFSVDPNNLTSSNFTSHLSNLKKETNTIGDNWKTFDMSIFKYRVHADTSYIVKSKNNSSYYHIQFTRFDGTATGKIVFQKRALGTTSVASVTNNVSEYSIYPNPANNQVNIMIDARAQANNAQIVVTDITGKVMMTTTANMKKGLNAYQFDVTNYPSGTYLVVVSNGGWKIADKIMVQH
- a CDS encoding TonB-dependent receptor; this encodes MLKRIAHIILFLAIATSGYAQTLRVTVLDNSTGKTVPFAYINISSINNNGTIINAQTDENGVANVSPDIYPCVFELTALGYESLSKEVLTAPAGNVLNIRMTKKFSSMNEVVVTGMAQPMRLKDALSNYRVIGKEQIKAQGAVTLDEILENQLNMSIGNDQVLGATMNMQGLKGDKVKILIDGIPLNGRENGNIDLSQINLNNVERVEIVQGPMSVVYGTDALGGVINIITKKEKKPLSINAGTYLETYKYNFDATASFKLADRHQITLGGGRNYFKGWKYIDQVQRFGTQELRTQRNLLFNPKEQYIANLAYRYEAKSGFRVDLASDYLREKVTDRGDVTIWTTAGAYATDRYYRTTRSMNRLSMQGKIGKKGQWQSQNGYIVYNRTRATVSKDMVALSEVPTAAKGDQDTSTFSDVFLRGNYTNQLQKLQYTVGYDVNLQFAKSLKIDGHNKELHDYAVYANVSYPLIKDKLTGQVGLRGAANTTYSPPVIPSANLLYTPKKNLQIRASYAQGFRAPSLKEKYLSFVDANHNIVGSPNLRAESSQHVQVSASYQAYEERSDYLQFIVTGFFNDVKDGILLVPVNPLDSNSLDYTYGNQTHQSNAIGSVQMDGQWKQFHFQIGYALTNVFAEPNSYDAFTAQEATATLQYAWKKPGLRFNAFYKYTGSQPTATPNIDGSISYNGTQDAFSMLDVSVSKKFLKNKVQIIAGVKNLLDVQLVQTRGAGINSGGAHSGGSGGINLLPRTVFTSIRVALNKY